In a genomic window of Nyctibius grandis isolate bNycGra1 chromosome 4, bNycGra1.pri, whole genome shotgun sequence:
- the DHCR7 gene encoding 7-dehydrocholesterol reductase: MGAHQEKKPSEERKHKSTQNDTRTSQGQWGRAWEVDWFSLASILFLLMFAPLIVYYFIMSCDQYQCSLIDPLIDLLTGNKHLSDIWNKTPTLTYKAAAIYALWVAFQVVLYLFIPDFCHRFLPGYVGGIQEGAVTPAGVVNQYEINGLQAWIITHVLWFANAYYFHWFSPTVIFDNWIPLLWCANILGYAVSTFAMIKGYFFPTNAKDCKFTGNFFYDYMMGIEFNPRIGKWFDFKLFFNGRPGIVAWTLINLSYAAKQQELYGQVTNSMILVNVLQGIYVLDFFWNEAWYLKTIDICHDHFGWYLGWGDCVWLPYLYTLQGLYLVYHPVQLGTANAIGILMLGLIGYYIFRMTNHQKDLFRRTNGNCKIWGKKPEYIECSYMSVDGTKYYSKLMTSGFWGWARHFNYTGDLMGSLAYCLACGFEHILPYFYIVYMTILLTHRCIRDEHRCFSKYGKDWKRYTAAVPYRLIPGIF; the protein is encoded by the exons ATGGGAGCCCATCAGGAGAAAAAAccttctgaagaaagaaagcacaaaagcaCCCAGAATGATACTCGAACATCTCAAGGCCAGTGGGGAAGAGCATG GGAGGTGGACTGGTTTTCCTTGGCAAGCATCCTTTTCCTGCTCATGTTTGCGCCACTTATCGTATATTACTTCATAATGTCCTGTGACCAGTACCAGTGTTCTCTGATTGATCCACTCATTGACTTGCTCACGGGGAATAAACATCTGTCTGACATATGGAACAAGACTCCTACATTGACCTATAAGGCTGCTGCCATCTATGCCCTTTGGGTCGCTTTCCAG GTGGTTTTGTATCTGTTCATTCCTGACTTCTGCCATAGATTTCTTCCTGGATATGTAGGAGGTATACAAGAAGGTGCTGTCACCCCTGCTG gtGTAGTGAATCAGTATGAAATCAATGGACTTCAGGCCTGGATCATTACCCATGTGCTTTGGTTTGCAAATGCCTATTACTTCCACTGGTTCTCGCCCACCGTCATTTTTGACAACTGGATTCCTCTCCTGTGGTGTGCCAATATCCTGGGATATGCAGTTTCCACGTTTGCAATGATTAAAGGCTACTTTTTCCCTACCAATGCCAAAGACTG CAAATTCACTGGCAACTTCTTTTACGACTACATGATGGGGATTGAATTTAACCCTCGAATAGGGAAGTGGTTTGATTTCAAGCTATTCTTCAATGGGCGCCCTGGTATTGTAGCCTGGACTCTAATTAACCTTTCCTATGCTGCTAAACAACAGGAGCTGTATGGTCAAGTAACTAACTCCATGATCCTTGTCAATGTCCTTCAG GGTATTTATGTTTTGGACTTCTTCTGGAATGAAGCCTGGTATTTGAAAACCATTGATATCTGCCATGATCATTTTGGATGGTATTTGGGCTGGGGAGACTGTGTTTGGTTGCCTTACCTCTATACTTTGCag GGTTTGTATTTGGTTTACCACCCTGTCCAACTGGGCACAGCTAATGCCATAGGGATCTTGATGTTGGGCTTGATTGGCTATTACATCTTCAGAATGACCAACCACCAGAAAGATCTCTTCCGTCGTACAAACGGCAACTGcaagatatgggggaagaaACCAGAGTATATTGAGTGCTCCTACATGTCTGTGGATGGGACCAAGTACTACAGCAAACTGATGACCTCAGGATTCTGGGGGTGGGCACGGCATTTTAACTACACCGGAGATTTGATGGGCTCCCTGGCCTATTGCCTGGCTTGTGGATTTGAACACATCTTGCCTTACTTCTACATTGTTTATATGACTATTCTGCTAACCCATCGTTGCATTAGGGATGAACACCGTTGTTTCAGCAAATATGGGAAGGACTGGAAGCGCTACACTGCCGCAGTGCCTTACCGGCTCATACCAGGAATATTTTAA
- the ZDHHC13 gene encoding palmitoyltransferase ZDHHC13 isoform X2 — protein MHNCHSAHTDKDLPVLSGPYAIVEDPSTYDIVKATQYGIIERCKELVEAGYDVRQPDKENVTLLHWAAINNRQELVKYYISKGAIVDQLGGDLNSTPLHWAIRQGHLPMVMLLLKCGADPSLIDGEGFSSIHLAVLFQHMPIVAYLISNGQNIDTTNFNGQTPLMLSAQKVIGPEPTRFLLKFNPSLNAVDNVQKNTALHWAITSDNTSAVGLLLEAGASMDIKNGKGETPLDLAYQSQNRFMVHMVKEEERMRSRRNNRLLKMVEKYELFLLLASSLTFMWAIGYVMNLNSDSWLLKGGLLLFLILGMALFMRQFVGLKNLRYLPTAILLSSVFWMFMTWFFWFVPDVTNTIIEITGMFSVVGLLYYFYKTWRTDPGYIKTSEKERKENIVALAEAGCLDFRTFCTSCLVRKPLRSVHCLACDACVARYDQHSLWIGQCIGVGNHRYYLLFLCFLAMTGVWLLYGTLLYWSNHCPTSYHQDGAWMYFTQIMDCSPWVSYIFAVACFHTLWASLWLTVQLYQIAFLGLTLHERMNLLMQRKSSKHPVSLWRTPYNLGCFQNLADFFQCSCFGMFKPNVVDWTKQYNLFHLAKEKNVHSV, from the exons ATGCACAACTGTCATAGTGCCCACACAGATAAAGATCTACCAGTGCTATCAGGACCATATGCAATAGTTGAAGACCCCAGCACCTATGATATTGTCAAGGCTACACA gTATGGAATAATAGAGCGATGCAAAGAACTGGTAGAAGCAGGATATGATGTTCGACAACcagacaaagaaaatgtgaCTCTTCTTCACTGGGCAGCAATAAACAACAGACAGGAGCTGGTTAA GTATTATATTTCCAAAGGTGCAATAGTGGATCAGCTAGGTGGAGATTTGAACTCAACTCCGCTTCACTGGGCCATTAG ACAAGGACACCTACCTATGGTCATGTTATTGTTGAAGTGTGGGGCGGATCCCAGCCTTATTGATGGAGAAGGATTCAGCAGCATTCATTTAGCAGTGCTGTTTCAACACATGCCCATTGTAGCTTACCTCATATCAAACGGCCAG AACATAGACACAACAAACTTCAATGGACAAACACCTTTAATGTTATCAGCACAAAAAGTGATTGG ACCAGAACCCACGAGGTTTCTCTTAAAGTTTAACCCCTCTCTCAATGCTGTAGACAATGTTCAAAAGAATACTGCACTGCATTGGGCAATAACATCAGACAATACTAGTGCAGTGGGTCTGTTGCTGGAAGCTGGTGCTAGCATGGACATAAAAAATGGCAAG GGAGAGACACCACTTGACCTTGCTTATCAAAGTCAGAATCGCTTCATGGTTCATATggtaaaagaggaagaaagaatgagaagcagaagaaataacagGTTGCTGAAAATGGTAGAGAAATATGAG CTCTTCCTGCTGTTGGCATCTTCCTTGACATTCATGTGGGCCATAGGATACGTGATGAACTTAAATTCTGATTCGTGGCTTTTGAAAGGAGgtctgcttctcttcctgatACTTGGGATGGCTCTATTTATGAG gCAATTTGTGGGGCTCAAGAATCTAAGGTATCTACCCACAGCAATTCTACTAAGTTCAGTTTTTTGGATGTTCATGACCTGGTTTTTCTGGTTCGTGCCTG ATGTAACCAATACAATTATTGAAATTACTGGCATGTTCAGTGTGGTGGGtcttctttattatttctataaaaCTTGGAGAACTGATCCTGGATATAttaagacttcagaaaaagaaagaaaagag AACATTGTAGCTCTTGCAGAAGCAGGTTGCTTGGATTTCAGAACATTTTGCACATCGTGTCTT GTAAGGAAGCCTTTGAGATCTGTGCATTGCCTTGCTTGTGATGCATGTGTAGCCCGATACGATCAGCATTCTCTGTGGATTGGACAGTGCATAG GCGTTGGGAACCATCGTTATTACCTATTGTTCCTGTGTTTCCTAGCTATGACTGGTGTCTGGCTGCTTTATGGAACTCTTCTGT ATTGGTCAAACCATTGCCCAACAAGTTATCATCAAGATGGAGCGTGGATGTACTTCACACAGATAATGGATTGTTCTCCCTGGGTTTCCTACATCTTCGCAGTCGCCTGTTTTCATACTCTATGGGCTTCATTGTGGCTAACTGTTCAGCTTTATCAG aTTGCATTCTTGGGATTGACCTTGCATGAGAGAATGAACCTCCTGATGCAGAGAAAATCTTCTAAGCATCCTGTTTCGCTCTGGAGAACTCCATACAA
- the ZDHHC13 gene encoding palmitoyltransferase ZDHHC13 isoform X1 → MAGGGLACKNHCHGPHRPHMHNCHSAHTDKDLPVLSGPYAIVEDPSTYDIVKATQYGIIERCKELVEAGYDVRQPDKENVTLLHWAAINNRQELVKYYISKGAIVDQLGGDLNSTPLHWAIRQGHLPMVMLLLKCGADPSLIDGEGFSSIHLAVLFQHMPIVAYLISNGQNIDTTNFNGQTPLMLSAQKVIGPEPTRFLLKFNPSLNAVDNVQKNTALHWAITSDNTSAVGLLLEAGASMDIKNGKGETPLDLAYQSQNRFMVHMVKEEERMRSRRNNRLLKMVEKYELFLLLASSLTFMWAIGYVMNLNSDSWLLKGGLLLFLILGMALFMRQFVGLKNLRYLPTAILLSSVFWMFMTWFFWFVPDVTNTIIEITGMFSVVGLLYYFYKTWRTDPGYIKTSEKERKENIVALAEAGCLDFRTFCTSCLVRKPLRSVHCLACDACVARYDQHSLWIGQCIGVGNHRYYLLFLCFLAMTGVWLLYGTLLYWSNHCPTSYHQDGAWMYFTQIMDCSPWVSYIFAVACFHTLWASLWLTVQLYQIAFLGLTLHERMNLLMQRKSSKHPVSLWRTPYNLGCFQNLADFFQCSCFGMFKPNVVDWTKQYNLFHLAKEKNVHSV, encoded by the exons ATGGCCGGCGGCGGCCTGGCG TGTAAAAACCATTGCCATGGGCCTCATCGACCTCATATGCACAACTGTCATAGTGCCCACACAGATAAAGATCTACCAGTGCTATCAGGACCATATGCAATAGTTGAAGACCCCAGCACCTATGATATTGTCAAGGCTACACA gTATGGAATAATAGAGCGATGCAAAGAACTGGTAGAAGCAGGATATGATGTTCGACAACcagacaaagaaaatgtgaCTCTTCTTCACTGGGCAGCAATAAACAACAGACAGGAGCTGGTTAA GTATTATATTTCCAAAGGTGCAATAGTGGATCAGCTAGGTGGAGATTTGAACTCAACTCCGCTTCACTGGGCCATTAG ACAAGGACACCTACCTATGGTCATGTTATTGTTGAAGTGTGGGGCGGATCCCAGCCTTATTGATGGAGAAGGATTCAGCAGCATTCATTTAGCAGTGCTGTTTCAACACATGCCCATTGTAGCTTACCTCATATCAAACGGCCAG AACATAGACACAACAAACTTCAATGGACAAACACCTTTAATGTTATCAGCACAAAAAGTGATTGG ACCAGAACCCACGAGGTTTCTCTTAAAGTTTAACCCCTCTCTCAATGCTGTAGACAATGTTCAAAAGAATACTGCACTGCATTGGGCAATAACATCAGACAATACTAGTGCAGTGGGTCTGTTGCTGGAAGCTGGTGCTAGCATGGACATAAAAAATGGCAAG GGAGAGACACCACTTGACCTTGCTTATCAAAGTCAGAATCGCTTCATGGTTCATATggtaaaagaggaagaaagaatgagaagcagaagaaataacagGTTGCTGAAAATGGTAGAGAAATATGAG CTCTTCCTGCTGTTGGCATCTTCCTTGACATTCATGTGGGCCATAGGATACGTGATGAACTTAAATTCTGATTCGTGGCTTTTGAAAGGAGgtctgcttctcttcctgatACTTGGGATGGCTCTATTTATGAG gCAATTTGTGGGGCTCAAGAATCTAAGGTATCTACCCACAGCAATTCTACTAAGTTCAGTTTTTTGGATGTTCATGACCTGGTTTTTCTGGTTCGTGCCTG ATGTAACCAATACAATTATTGAAATTACTGGCATGTTCAGTGTGGTGGGtcttctttattatttctataaaaCTTGGAGAACTGATCCTGGATATAttaagacttcagaaaaagaaagaaaagag AACATTGTAGCTCTTGCAGAAGCAGGTTGCTTGGATTTCAGAACATTTTGCACATCGTGTCTT GTAAGGAAGCCTTTGAGATCTGTGCATTGCCTTGCTTGTGATGCATGTGTAGCCCGATACGATCAGCATTCTCTGTGGATTGGACAGTGCATAG GCGTTGGGAACCATCGTTATTACCTATTGTTCCTGTGTTTCCTAGCTATGACTGGTGTCTGGCTGCTTTATGGAACTCTTCTGT ATTGGTCAAACCATTGCCCAACAAGTTATCATCAAGATGGAGCGTGGATGTACTTCACACAGATAATGGATTGTTCTCCCTGGGTTTCCTACATCTTCGCAGTCGCCTGTTTTCATACTCTATGGGCTTCATTGTGGCTAACTGTTCAGCTTTATCAG aTTGCATTCTTGGGATTGACCTTGCATGAGAGAATGAACCTCCTGATGCAGAGAAAATCTTCTAAGCATCCTGTTTCGCTCTGGAGAACTCCATACAA